One genomic window of Campylobacter curvus includes the following:
- the aroC gene encoding chorismate synthase, with translation MNTFGRKLTLTTFGESHGAAIGGVIDGFPAGVKIDAQLLQSELDRRRPGRNKFATARDEADRAEILSGVFEGVSSGAPIAFVIFNQNQKSNDYENLREIFRPGHADFTYFKKFGIRDHRGGGRASARETAVRVAGGAFAQMLLNEFGVSVKSGVLSVADVVAGEPDFDLASKSEIYSLGNEDAMKSLIMKVREQHDSVGASVLSVVDGAPTGLGEGLYYKLDAVLAAALMGINGVKAVEIGEGVNASRLFGSQNNDEMSEQGFLGNHAGGILGGISTGERIVLKSHFKPTPSIFKAQKTQNLKGECVEFELRGRHDPCIGVRGSVVATAMIRLVICDMMLLNLGSNLANLKKFY, from the coding sequence TTGAATACATTTGGACGTAAACTAACCTTGACTACCTTCGGCGAGAGCCACGGTGCAGCGATCGGAGGCGTGATAGACGGCTTTCCAGCGGGTGTGAAGATCGATGCCCAGCTTTTACAAAGCGAGCTTGATCGCCGCCGTCCCGGACGAAATAAATTTGCCACCGCCAGAGACGAGGCGGACAGAGCTGAGATCTTAAGCGGTGTATTCGAGGGCGTTAGTAGCGGCGCTCCGATAGCTTTTGTGATTTTTAATCAAAATCAAAAATCAAACGATTATGAAAATTTACGCGAGATCTTCCGCCCCGGGCATGCTGATTTTACCTATTTTAAGAAATTTGGCATAAGAGACCACAGAGGCGGAGGCAGAGCGAGCGCCAGAGAGACCGCCGTCAGGGTCGCTGGCGGAGCATTTGCACAGATGCTTTTAAACGAGTTTGGCGTGAGCGTAAAAAGCGGAGTTTTAAGCGTCGCAGACGTCGTAGCGGGCGAGCCTGACTTCGATCTGGCATCAAAATCTGAAATTTACTCGCTTGGAAACGAAGATGCGATGAAAAGCCTCATCATGAAAGTCCGCGAGCAGCACGATAGCGTGGGAGCGTCGGTTTTAAGCGTCGTCGACGGCGCGCCAACGGGACTTGGCGAGGGATTATATTACAAGCTTGATGCTGTTTTGGCGGCGGCTTTGATGGGGATAAACGGCGTGAAAGCCGTCGAGATCGGCGAAGGCGTAAATGCAAGTCGCCTCTTTGGCTCGCAAAATAACGATGAGATGAGCGAACAAGGCTTTTTGGGCAATCACGCCGGAGGCATCCTAGGAGGTATCAGCACAGGCGAACGCATCGTATTAAAGAGCCATTTCAAGCCCACTCCATCGATTTTTAAAGCCCAAAAAACGCAAAATTTAAAGGGCGAGTGCGTGGAATTTGAGCTACGCGGCAGGCATGATCCTTGTATCGGAGTGCGTGGCAGCGTCGTAGCCACAGCGATGATAAGGCTCGTGATCTGCGATATGATGCTTTTAAATTTAGGTTCGAATTTAGCAAATTTAAAGAAATTTTATTGA